From Pseudoalteromonas viridis, the proteins below share one genomic window:
- a CDS encoding Dyp-type peroxidase, protein MAQAQSGVCAEANLHGLHLFFNVLDGHDEAVRSALSQAGRLQDELSDRFSEAMLSSFVAIGAQYWPHIYPEFIPPQLKSFPLIKSSEHLCHSQPFDLLYVIRSDREDVNHLFAQSVLHMLSGGVELVAQVRAFRFLDGRDFNGFVYGADIPHGRFKRQVALVSNPGGLDDQGSYIHVQRTQFDLTRWQALPLSDQEQLMGRTRLDNLLIDDAPPYNHARLNEIKDSEGKPLLLNQSMPYGDVYEQGSLWLSCAAKGDAFEQLLHSRFGLSGDGDYDPLLDYSQGDMGAAFFAPSLQFLQQMAQS, encoded by the coding sequence ATGGCGCAAGCACAATCAGGGGTATGTGCCGAGGCAAATCTACACGGTTTGCACTTGTTTTTTAACGTACTGGATGGTCACGATGAGGCGGTGCGATCGGCGCTCAGCCAGGCGGGCAGGTTGCAGGATGAACTCAGTGACCGTTTTTCTGAGGCCATGCTTAGCAGCTTTGTCGCCATAGGTGCCCAGTACTGGCCGCATATCTATCCCGAGTTTATTCCGCCGCAGCTGAAAAGTTTTCCCCTGATCAAAAGCAGTGAGCATTTGTGTCATAGCCAGCCATTCGACCTACTCTATGTGATCCGCTCAGACAGAGAAGATGTCAATCACCTGTTTGCCCAGAGTGTGCTGCACATGTTATCCGGGGGCGTCGAGCTGGTTGCCCAGGTGCGCGCTTTTCGTTTTCTTGACGGACGGGACTTTAATGGTTTTGTTTATGGTGCCGATATTCCCCATGGCCGCTTTAAACGCCAGGTTGCCTTAGTGAGCAATCCGGGAGGGCTTGACGATCAGGGCAGCTATATTCATGTTCAGCGTACTCAGTTTGACCTGACCCGCTGGCAGGCGTTGCCGCTGTCGGATCAGGAACAGCTGATGGGGCGCACCCGCCTTGATAACCTGTTGATTGACGATGCGCCGCCTTACAACCATGCCCGGCTCAATGAGATTAAAGACAGTGAAGGTAAACCTCTGCTGTTGAATCAAAGTATGCCCTATGGCGATGTCTATGAGCAGGGTAGTTTATGGCTTAGCTGCGCCGCGAAAGGGGATGCGTTTGAGCAGCTGTTACACAGTCGCTTTGGCTTGTCGGGGGATGGAGATTACGATCCGCTGCTGGATTATTCTCAGGGCGATATGGGGGCGGCATTCTTTGCGCCATCGCTGCAGTTTTTACAGCAAATGGCGCAGTCTTAA
- the argR gene encoding transcriptional regulator ArgR, with amino-acid sequence MQPQEKQEALVKAFKALLKEENFGSQGEIVDALKEQGFDNISQSKVSRMLSKFGAVRTRNAKQEMVYCLPAEMGVPTAKSPLRQLVIDIVHNEMMIIIRTSPGAAQLIARLLDSLGSADGVLGTIAGDDTIFIAPAKVSEIDATLDRVKTLFDNV; translated from the coding sequence ATGCAGCCGCAGGAAAAACAAGAAGCCCTAGTCAAAGCCTTTAAGGCCCTGTTAAAAGAAGAAAACTTTGGTTCTCAAGGTGAAATTGTCGATGCCCTCAAAGAGCAGGGATTTGACAACATCAGCCAAAGTAAAGTCTCTCGTATGCTGAGTAAGTTCGGTGCCGTGCGCACCCGCAATGCCAAACAGGAAATGGTGTATTGTTTACCCGCGGAAATGGGGGTACCCACCGCAAAAAGCCCGCTGCGCCAGCTGGTGATCGACATAGTACATAACGAAATGATGATCATCATACGCACCAGCCCGGGAGCCGCTCAACTGATTGCCCGCCTGCTGGACTCGCTGGGATCTGCCGATGGCGTGCTAGGCACGATTGCAGGTGACGACACCATTTTTATCGCCCCCGCCAAAGTCTCTGAAATTGATGCCACCCTGGATAGAGTTAAAACGCTTTTTGATAACGTCTGA
- the mdh gene encoding malate dehydrogenase: MKVAVLGAAGGIGQALSLLLKNGLPAGSELALYDVAPVVPGVAVDLSHIPTAVKVAGFGKDDLDAALVDADIVLIPAGMPRKPGMDRADLFNVNAGIIKTLAEGIVKNCPKALVGVITNPVNGTVPIVAEVFKKAGTYDPARVFGVTTLDVIRAETFIAELKGLNVSDVKVPVIGGHSGTTILPLLSQVEGAEFSDEEVAALTKRIQNAGTEVVEAKAGGGSATLSMGAAAARFCFSLVKGLQGENVVEYAYVEGNTGDATFFAQPVRLGKNGVEELLPYGELSAFEQQAKDDMLATLEKDIKEGVDFMA; the protein is encoded by the coding sequence ATGAAAGTTGCTGTATTAGGTGCCGCTGGCGGTATCGGTCAAGCATTGTCTCTTTTGCTTAAAAACGGTTTACCTGCTGGTTCTGAGCTTGCGCTATACGACGTAGCGCCAGTAGTACCTGGCGTAGCGGTTGACCTGTCTCACATCCCAACAGCGGTAAAAGTAGCTGGTTTTGGTAAAGACGACCTGGATGCAGCGCTGGTTGATGCAGACATCGTATTGATCCCTGCGGGTATGCCACGTAAGCCTGGTATGGACCGTGCTGACCTGTTCAATGTAAATGCTGGCATCATCAAGACTCTGGCTGAAGGCATTGTTAAAAACTGTCCTAAAGCGCTGGTTGGTGTGATCACTAACCCAGTAAACGGCACTGTGCCAATCGTTGCTGAAGTATTCAAAAAAGCCGGTACTTACGATCCTGCTCGCGTATTCGGTGTTACTACACTGGATGTTATCCGTGCAGAGACTTTCATCGCTGAGCTGAAAGGCCTGAACGTAAGCGACGTGAAAGTGCCTGTGATTGGTGGTCACTCAGGTACTACTATTCTGCCTCTGCTTTCTCAGGTTGAAGGCGCTGAGTTCTCTGATGAAGAAGTAGCAGCTCTGACTAAGCGTATCCAGAATGCCGGTACTGAAGTCGTTGAAGCTAAGGCGGGTGGCGGCTCTGCAACTCTGTCTATGGGCGCAGCTGCGGCACGTTTCTGCTTCTCACTGGTTAAAGGCCTGCAAGGTGAAAACGTGGTTGAGTACGCTTATGTTGAAGGCAATACGGGCGATGCGACTTTCTTTGCACAACCTGTACGTCTTGGCAAAAACGGCGTAGAAGAGCTGCTGCCATACGGCGAGCTGAGCGCGTTTGAGCAACAAGCAAAAGACGACATGCTGGCGACACTTGAAAAAGACATCAAAGAAGGTGTTGATTTCATGGCATAA
- the serA gene encoding phosphoglycerate dehydrogenase, producing MSKVSLSKDKIRILLLEGVHQSAVETLKRNGYSNIEYVKTSLPENELIERIKNVHFVGIRSRTHLSETVLEAADKLVAIGCFCIGTNQVDLNAAKQRGIAVFNAPFSNTRSVAELVLGEILLLLRGIPKRNAMAHRGEWFKSAIGSFEARGKTLGIIGYGHIGTQLGIMAENIGMKVEFYDIEDKLTLGNAQQVQSLTQLLQRADVVSLHVPETSQTKNLIGMAELEVMKQGAILINASRGTVVDIDALAEALSAGKLSGAAIDVFPVEPKSNDEEFVSPLRQFDNVILTPHVGGSTQEAQENIGIEVAGKLAKYSDNGSTVTAVNFPEVSLPELSNRSRLLHVHENRPGVLTQINQAFAQHGINIAAQYLQTDDSIGYVVIDVDSDHSEVALKELSAVEGTIRARILH from the coding sequence ATGAGTAAGGTATCCTTGTCTAAGGACAAAATTCGCATTTTATTGTTGGAAGGCGTACACCAGAGCGCTGTTGAAACGCTCAAGCGCAACGGTTATAGCAATATCGAGTACGTAAAGACATCGCTACCTGAAAATGAATTGATTGAGCGGATCAAAAATGTCCACTTTGTGGGGATCCGCTCGCGTACACACCTCAGTGAAACCGTTCTGGAAGCCGCAGATAAGCTGGTTGCAATTGGCTGCTTTTGTATTGGCACCAATCAGGTTGATCTGAATGCGGCCAAACAGCGTGGTATTGCCGTCTTTAATGCGCCGTTTTCAAATACGCGTTCAGTGGCTGAACTGGTACTGGGTGAGATCCTGCTGCTGTTACGGGGCATTCCAAAGCGTAACGCGATGGCGCACCGTGGCGAGTGGTTTAAATCCGCGATTGGCTCTTTTGAGGCACGTGGTAAAACGCTGGGGATCATTGGTTATGGTCATATCGGCACTCAGCTGGGGATCATGGCCGAAAACATTGGCATGAAGGTTGAGTTTTACGACATTGAAGACAAGCTGACATTGGGCAATGCGCAACAGGTGCAAAGCCTAACTCAGTTGTTGCAACGTGCTGATGTGGTGAGCTTACACGTGCCGGAAACATCGCAAACGAAAAACCTGATTGGCATGGCGGAGCTGGAAGTAATGAAACAGGGTGCGATCCTGATCAATGCCTCACGCGGTACTGTGGTGGATATCGATGCCCTGGCTGAAGCGCTGAGCGCCGGTAAACTGTCTGGTGCTGCGATCGATGTATTCCCGGTCGAGCCTAAGTCTAACGACGAAGAGTTTGTCTCACCACTGCGCCAGTTCGACAATGTGATCCTGACCCCACATGTCGGCGGCTCCACGCAGGAAGCACAGGAAAACATTGGAATAGAAGTCGCGGGTAAACTGGCGAAGTACTCTGATAACGGCTCAACCGTCACAGCGGTCAACTTCCCGGAAGTATCACTACCTGAACTGTCAAACCGCAGCCGTCTGCTGCACGTGCATGAGAACCGCCCTGGTGTGCTGACACAAATTAACCAGGCGTTTGCACAGCATGGCATCAATATCGCAGCGCAATACCTGCAAACCGATGACAGCATTGGTTACGTGGTGATTGATGTGGACAGCGACCACTCTGAAGTTGCGTTAAAAGAGCTAAGTGCGGTTGAAGGCACGATCCGCGCTCGGATCCTGCACTAG
- the rpiA gene encoding ribose-5-phosphate isomerase RpiA, protein MTQDEMKKAAAWAALQYVEAGTVVGVGTGSTVNHFIDALGSVKDTIKGAVSSSEASTEKLKALGIEVFELNDVSELDIYVDGADEINAHNQMIKGGGAALTREKIVAAVARQFICIVDNTKHVDVLGQFPLPVEVIPMARSYVARELLKLGGDPVYRQGVVTDNGNVILDVHGLSITQAAELEEKINQIVGVVTNGLFAQRGANIVITGTPEGPQIK, encoded by the coding sequence ATGACTCAAGATGAAATGAAAAAAGCAGCTGCCTGGGCGGCGCTACAGTATGTTGAAGCCGGCACAGTGGTCGGCGTAGGCACAGGCTCTACCGTCAACCACTTTATTGATGCGCTGGGCAGTGTCAAAGACACCATTAAAGGTGCCGTCTCTAGCTCCGAGGCATCGACTGAAAAGCTTAAGGCGCTGGGTATCGAGGTGTTTGAGCTCAATGATGTGTCTGAGCTGGACATTTATGTTGATGGTGCGGATGAAATTAATGCGCACAATCAGATGATCAAGGGCGGCGGCGCGGCACTGACGCGCGAAAAAATCGTGGCTGCGGTTGCCAGACAGTTTATTTGTATTGTTGACAACACTAAGCACGTCGATGTGCTGGGACAGTTCCCTTTACCGGTTGAAGTGATCCCAATGGCGCGCAGCTATGTTGCCCGCGAGTTGCTCAAATTGGGTGGCGATCCTGTCTATCGTCAGGGTGTTGTCACAGATAACGGCAATGTGATTTTGGATGTCCATGGATTATCCATCACACAGGCAGCCGAACTGGAAGAAAAAATTAATCAAATCGTCGGTGTTGTTACCAATGGCTTGTTCGCTCAGCGCGGCGCCAACATCGTCATCACAGGGACCCCAGAGGGGCCACAAATTAAGTAA
- a CDS encoding 5-formyltetrahydrofolate cyclo-ligase translates to MKTNSLSDEKITTSRKEIRKSIRKMRNGLTEEQQKEAEHNLTINFTQHVKLPKNARIGVYLENDGELRTNLLIQTLWSKGMDLYLPVIHPFSGVTLLFQKYEKNSPMRQNRYAILEPELNCSHICPLAQLDYLLLPLVAFDDAGNRLGMGGGYYDRTLARYYREQWQQPKLIGLAHDCQKVAALPTEAWDVPLPSIITPQHYYQW, encoded by the coding sequence ATGAAAACAAACTCACTTTCAGATGAAAAAATCACAACATCAAGGAAAGAAATTAGAAAGAGTATTAGAAAAATGCGTAACGGCCTGACAGAAGAGCAACAAAAAGAGGCCGAACATAATTTAACTATTAATTTCACTCAACATGTAAAACTCCCCAAAAACGCCCGTATCGGGGTCTACCTGGAAAACGATGGTGAACTCAGAACTAACCTTTTAATTCAAACACTTTGGTCCAAAGGTATGGACCTTTACTTACCGGTTATTCACCCCTTCAGTGGCGTCACTTTGCTCTTTCAGAAGTATGAAAAAAACTCACCCATGAGGCAGAATCGCTATGCTATCTTAGAGCCAGAGTTAAATTGTAGCCACATTTGCCCGCTGGCGCAGTTAGATTACCTACTGCTCCCGCTTGTCGCATTTGACGACGCGGGCAACCGCCTTGGAATGGGCGGTGGCTACTATGATCGCACGCTGGCGCGTTATTATCGTGAACAGTGGCAACAGCCTAAACTGATAGGTCTGGCCCATGACTGTCAAAAGGTGGCAGCCCTGCCAACCGAAGCCTGGGATGTGCCCCTGCCAAGCATAATCACGCCACAGCACTACTATCAGTGGTAA